The DNA region tttacttttacttaagtattattattatgacgTATCAGtgcttttacttgaataaatatCTGGATAATTTCCCCACTGTGAAAAACATCAGTAGATGAACAAACactatttagcaaaaaaaaaaaaaatgctacagaCACACACCTACAGTTTATGTTAAATTGAGACTTGTTATTTATTCACAAGCTTGTTCAAATCTAATACTTTTGTACTTCTGCTTGAGTAataatatgttgaagtagtgctactcttgaGGAAAAACTTTGGCTACTCCACCCATTCTTCTTTTGAGTGGAAAAACTGAGCGGTTTGTGCGGAATTTTCTATTAGAAATAGCTCACAGTTTGTAAAATGGGGGAAGGGGTGCAACATGAAACTTCTGGTTTCTGCCAAGCCCTACCCAGTCCTTTGTTTGACGCCAGAGAGAATTTCAACACATTACCTAAGCGGGTCGGAGGACAACAAGAGACCATAATGACAACAGTTTCTCATACTGCTGAATGTTTAAAGAGCTCTGGGACTTTTCTAAGAGTGCATCAGTTAGCATGTAGGCCAGGAAGTTCTGCTGTTAgccatgttagctttggttaaCTTCAAAAACCCCATCAATGCAATTTTGCTCCCCGAAGAAACCCGTCTGTTTACAGACACAACAAGAAGATACAGTGCTGAATGAGCTTAAACTCACCGTGCACCTCATGGGGTGACACAGAAAAGGAGCATCATATCAGATAAATCTGAGCATTTCGTCTTTATCTTAGCTTTATTTGTCGGTAATCAACGTCAGCAGAGGAAAATTTGAGAATAAACCATTATTATATTTTGCAGGTTATACaccacaacaaaaaatacacacaagacacacaaccaaaGGAAAAACACGAGTTAAGATTCAGCATGCTAACGCAGACCGTGCTAAGCTGACAGTTACCCGAAGCTGAGTACCAACTCCCGGCGTGACTTGCTTCTCTGCACACCACTCGATTTGACATCTTGGTTCCCAAGCCGCCTATCTTGGTTCACTAGATTCTCGTCAAACCGGGGGAAATGAAACAGAATTGTAAACTCCGGCGTTTGCTCACTGACAGATAACACAGCGCCTGCTGCTAGCTGACTTGAACGGACAAAGAGCACTCGGCAGTTGGACTGTAGAGACAGCTGGGCTAGCTAGCTTATGGCCTCTGTGTGGTTACCGGTTCGTAAGTTCAGTCAGCCCGTTCTGACAGCCCGGAAATGTAACCGTGGAATCTAAAAAGGCACAAATTATAAAATACCGTGCCAGTTTGAAATAATAACGATAATAATATGAAAGGCTGGAGCTGTCACAGTCGCTATCAGAGGATTACTGATTTGTCTGGAAAAGCCAGGTAAGGGGCGTGGCTGAAACTGTTATCAAAGTGACGCCAGGTATTTTGATTGGTTATGTAAAGAAGTAAAGAGGGTGGAGCCTTTACTTAGGCGAGAGGCTTCGCACCATTTGTTAGCCGGCGAGGAGAGTGATTGCCATCGGGGTGGAGTTTATTCACCACTTTTCCAAAATAGGACCAGCCCTCAAACAATTTTTCATAAATCTTTTCCTTTTGTATTAAGCGGGTAAGAGAACAACTGACCCGGTTGATGTGGGAAGGAGGAACTTTAGTATGGACAAAAGTAGATAATTAACAGATAAAGACGATATTCTAATTTGTATGGCACTTCTGTTCttgtcacacaaaaaaaaacggCATACATCTTCCACAACGGCAGGTGGCGATAGCAATATACGAGTTGACATCGCAGTCTGTTTTCACCATAAGACATGGGAGAAGAATAGTTGAAACGGAAGCTAGCGGAGCGATCGAGCGATGGTGTATAAATATTCAGTAACATTTGACACACAAAGTTTATGATATAAAACAGACTACTTCCTTAACAGGCCTCGACATTTGGATAATAAATGCCGCGCTGTTTGTTTTCACAACGAGCTAACTGAGCCAGCAGTGAGCAGAAGGAGGAGAAAGTAACGCTGGAGTAATGTCTGCCAAAACAAACGCTCCTAAGCACAAAGACAGCGGAGAACTTATTAAAAACTACCACAAGCAGGCGTTTGAGCATATATCGAAGGCACTGAGGATCGACGAAGATGACGACGGTgggttggtttgtttgtttactacATCAGCTAGTTGACAGCTCTGTAATTAATCTGTCTCACCTCGGGGTGTAAacaggagagaaggaggaagccGTGCAGTGGTACAAGAAAGGAATAGCTGAGCTGGAGAGAGGCATTGCTGTGGAAATCACAGGAACAGGTCAGAAGACTCCCTGATCTCCCAGAGGGCTCTAGTCAACACACATAAACTTCACTGTACACTTTCGGTTTCATCAGCAGGTGAGCAATATGATCGATCGAAGAGACTGCGAGATAAAATGAAGGCCAATCTCACCATGGCAAAAGACCGACTTGCTTTGTTAGGTGGGTGGGATTTCActaatcaaaacatcaaacagtgCAAAAGTATAAGTCACTACCATAAGCCTccgtgtattttttttaaggttttatgagatggatcaacacaaagtagtggagCAATTTTGAACTTAAAGGAAAcgtttttcaaaaaacaaataaaaaaacacagaactctaaagaaaaatgtggcattCATTTGTTAAATtggaacttttgttttgttgtaattgCATCTGAAACCTCCACCCTACTCTCAAGTTTTTTTCAACCTCTCTCCAAGATTGGCCCACATTTAGCTAAATTCCTGATCCCCTCATCCTGATGCTGATGCTGCCATGTTTCACAGGGGCAATACtatgttcagggtgatgtgcaggGTTCATTTTCTGCCACACATATGTGTTCCCCCTAAACTGCTTGTGGCAACCAGTAAACCAcgcttctcttgtttttattagtaaataatttttgaaagcACATCATTTCACAATTACCTACTAgtttatgttggtctatcacagaATCTCATAAAATCCTTAAACTTGTCTTGTGACTAAATGTGGAAGAAGTTTAAGGGGGATGAACTGAGAACAAGGGGCTGTGTATTTACTCTGCTCTGTTGTTCCTTTACAGAGGCCACATTAGCATCTAAGAGTAAAAGTCCTTGTGTCTCAAACTCAAATCTTGCTAATTCACACCCAAAGTCCAAAAGTCAGCCTTCAGTGTCCTCCACCATCAGGCCTTCAACTTCCGGCAGAGCCCCAACAAGACCCATTGAACCAAAGGTGATGTTTTTGTCTGGTATTTGGATTCATATTGAGATAAttgtgagaaacaaaacatacacCTTTATTCACCGGAAGAGTCTGTCAGAAGGTAACAAgtatatatataatgaaaaaagaagaagaaacagaatgTTAGATGCTTTAatctttttgctgcttttacacatcttaaaaatggaaatgttacaaaaaatcatttaatgCCAAAATGGAAACCAATTTctacaaaatagaaaataaaacaaaaatatgcaactAAAAATAAGTGATTGCATAATTATTCACCAGTGACTGACCTAATTCAACAGAGGTCCAGCCAGCTGGCGCTACTAGTCTCACAATGAGAGGAATGGAGATCAGCTGAGTGCACTAAGTGCATCTCAAGCTCCAGAAAATACATTGTTTCCACTTTAGTCAACAGTGACCAGAAAGATATGACAGCTAGAGGATCTGAAGAAAATATGCTACAGTTTTCTGGGAGGCTAAATATGACTAAATaggctaaataaaaatttgtataTACTTATAACAATTACATTAGACAAGCTGTTCCagtaaaaaatgctaaaagtcaagttagaaaaaaattagaTGGAGGGtatgaaaataagtttttcacAGGAGTCAACTATGTTGTGATAGATTTAAGCTTTAAAGAGCTGAATCATGCAGAACGCTTTGATCAGCAGACGTGTGAGCAAAGCACAAATTAAGCTGCTGTAAAAGTAAGTAACATTCTTGACCAGTCATATTCTGGATTGAATCGCAGCTGACATAttcaagatgtttttgtttggacGACAGTGAAGCTCTGAATGAGGGGAGAGGACTACAATGAACGGTTTTTGTGGAAGGTCTTGATTAAGTTGTTTCTCCCACAGACGAGGTTAACAGGGTTGCCAGATCTGACTGACAGCTTCCAgcccaaacaaaacagaaaacccacCAAACTCCAAAATGTTGCACTGGGATTTCTATTTTACAATACTAATACACAGTTACAGTTGATTATCCAATGACTAATCGCTGGTGTCACATTTGACAGATTTTAGGCATTTGAAAATAAGTTAACTAATATAAGTGCAATATCATGGCATTTTACTACAAGCTGTGTGCTTTTCTGCCACACAATAAACACTTTCAAAAAACTTGCCAAATGTTGTGAAAACCAgcctaatcttttttttcctggccTAACATGTTCAAAAGCAGTTTAACTAGGTGGAAACCTGCCCAATCTGGCAACACTGGAGTTGAAGACTTAAAGGGAAAACATTATGCAGACATAGTAGATGAACTGTCTACTTTTATAATACTGAATATATACCCAATGTTTATTGTAAATCTTTCTCCGTTCAGGTGACCCCTCGCATAGGAAGAGCTCAAAATGGAAGACCTCCTGCTGTGAAACAGCCTCCAAAGAGGGAAATGAAAAACTTCAAGAATGTGGACTCTAAACTGGCCAACTTGATCCTGAATGAGATTGTCGACAGGTACTTTAAGGCATCTCCTTCATAtgaatttgttaaataaaactggtgcCACATTTAAAGCTGTCCTGCCTGTTCTCTGCAGGGCGGCTTCTGTCTCCTTTGAAGACATCGCTGGACAAGATCTGGCTAAACAAGCACTCCAAGAAATTGTTATTCTTCCTTCTTTAAGACCAGAggttattatttcaaaatgttctcgatgcttttatgctttttttagtttaacttaTAACCCGGTCTCATATTTACTGTTTAGCTGTTTACCGGACTGAGGGCTCCTGCACGTGGTTTGCTTTTATTCGGCCCACCTGGAAATGGGAAAACCATGCTCGTACgttcaaaaaacattaaaaacatgcaaatttattattttgtaaacattCCCGGACATATTATGATTTAGCCTTTTATTATCGGTGAATTAtagtttttgtttccactttctAGGCCAAAGCAGTTGCTGCAGAGTCTAATGCCACCTTCTTCAACATAAGTGCTGCCAGTCTGACATCTAAATATGTAAGAGACATGCTTTCCTTTCTGCATTAAGTAATCAATGCCACAATTCTTTCAAACCTTCCCCTTTGTCTTTGTTGCAGGTGGGTGAAGGTGAGAAGCTCGTCAGAGCGCTGTTTGCAGTTGCAAGAGAATTGCAGCCTTCCGTCATCTTTATTGGTTGGTATTACTCTGCTCCAGGTTTTTACTTTCCTATCAGAGGCCAGAAAGAAACAATatctctctgttttttgttttcctgtcagaCGAAGTGGACAGCTTGCTGTgtgagaggagggagggggaaCACGACGCCTCCCGTCGTTTAAAAACAGAGTTCCTCATCGAGTTTGACGGGGTGAGGTTGTGAGCATGCTCAGACATTTGATCTGGGATTCTGTTCCGAGCATCTCCGTCTCAATCACACATGAGAACTTGGGTGTCATTTTCACAAAAGCACCTCTGGATCTCAGGTGCAGTCAGGCGGGGAGGAGAGGGTTCTGGTGATGGGAGCAACTAACAGGCCTCAGGAGCTTGATGAAGCCGTCTTAAGGTGCGAATCAATCTGTTCATGTTGCACAATGATATTTTAAGGATGCACCGATCCAATTATTTTGTGACCAATTTTAGATCACTGATCTTGTAAAGCTCTGATCCTGATTTCTCTTCAAGAACTATAAATAACAACAGTCAAGTTTTTTATACCTTCTGCAAGAATTAAGAGTTGAAATCTCTTACTGAAACATATTcatggcaaaataaaaacagccaaaagtAATAGTGCCTTCTCTCTATATCTGTGTCAGTGTAAACCTATAAATATCTCCAGGTTCTGGTACAGAGGTATCTGTAAAATAAGATcctaacaaaaaaagaattacagcatattgtgtttatttctttacaagacagaaaatagctcactaacattttaaaaaaagctcacCTGTAAATCTAATCAGCTGTTGTTCAATAGTTAGTCAACTTACACTCATGCAACACACTGCGTTAGAGAGCAGTGGGTGTTACACAGCTCTagatttcattattatttaaaacaaagacaaaatgattagCTGTAATTTGTTAACATGGTTAGCATTAGCAGTAGCAGACTTTGTGTCACATGAGTTAGACCTTTACTGTCAGCATTACCTAATTCAGTACGAAACTCTCATCCCCTCTTGAGGCAGAATGGGTGAACAGCAGTTATCTTTTCctttaaagagaaatcctaaatATTTCCTGCTTCCTCTGACTGCATTTTTTCACTTGATAAACTCTAAGTCTCATTGTAATTACCAGTGTGCTTGCAAATGATGCGTTCACTGACCCGCTGGATGATTTCTCAGCGCATCTCTagttctgttttatgttttcctgcAGGCGCTTTGCAAAAAGAGTTTATGTGGCGCTCCCCGACGAGAAGGTAATACCCATCCATAAGTACACTTTCTACTTTTACAGATGATGTGATGTATTTCATGTTTTGACTCTTCCTTTCTTTAGACACGATGCACGTTGCTTAAAAATCTTCTGGGAAAACACGGGAATCCACTAAGTACGAGTGAACTCTCCCAGCTTGCAAAGTGAGTGCTGCGCAGCCTTAAAGGAGCAACATTTTAGTTTGCTTTTGCATTAATTCTTAATAATGTTCTCTGACAGAACAACTGCAGGATACTCAGGAAGTGATCTGACATCATTAGCCAAAGATGCGGCACTGGGCCCAATTAGAGGTATGACTCATCTATCCTCCTGGTCACATGGTCACAGTTATTGGCACCCATGGTGAAGAAAAGCCTTAGAATAAGACTCAGATAGTCATGCAAACTTCTGTGTTGATTTATTATCAAGAACATCCAGGACGTTTactaattatgatttttttttctttcagagttGGGGCCTGCACACGTCCGCAACATGTCTGCTAGTGAGGTGAGACGATGCAAACAAAATACCCAGAATGCCACTCACACCTTCTGTTTATTGTGTGCTGTTGCATTCCTATATGTGTGTGGTTCACATCTTTTTGTGCTCACAGATGCGCAACATCAAGATGAAAGACTTTGAGGAATCCCTGAAACGCATCAAGCCCACTGTTAGTCCGGCAACTCTAAATATGTACACCAAGTGGAACAAAGATTTTGGGGATACATCTGCTTTTTGATCCTGGGTGGTCTTCTTTGTTGACCTGTATGGAAACCATGGGGTAATTGGTTGAAGCATTATGcaaaaattttctgttttatggaAAGGCTCTCCAACTACTGTTCTTAAAAGTTTATTTGCTATCTGtgataaaaatcataatttattgTGCATAATTTCCTGTCTTACCCctggaataaaaacatcttgttaGTAGCTGTAGTAGACTTACAGATGTCTGTAAGCACACTTACAGACATCACCATGCTTTCAGCTTCAAAAAGTTGAAAGCAAAgttaaaaagcaacaataacTGGGAAACTTGCCAAAGTGCTTGGTTTTGCTGCTGTGTTCAGAGAGCACAGGCAGCTTATAGATACACTtacttaacttttattttcaaataaatgaactgtttcttcttttagttCTGGCATGTCGTTGAGTAACTCCAGTAGATGTAAAAACTCATCTGTGAATAAAGACATTCATTAAAGTGTCATTGTCTCTTCACTAAATGTtagatttttccttttaatccAAAGTTTCAGTCTATCCAGTCAGTGCAAGAcacaaaatccatccatccatctgttttcaTAGTAATCATTCCATCCATCTATTCTTTTCATGCATTCATCTGTCAACAACATCCAACACTCCATCAATTCTGTCCATCTTTCTATCCTTTGTCATATAGTGATCACAGCACTTCAATGTTTCCACAGTCTTTGTTACAGTCTTACTCCAAATTGTATTCAGTTAACATCTTTCCTCAAAATGTTATACAAcgtaaaacaaagtttttgagtgtatttgtaaatttattaaaaacagaaaaccatgaAATTATATTTACGTAAGTATTCACAGCCCTTTTTCTTGTtattggttttctatttttattgcatttgcaAACctctaaaataatgtttagacATTTTCATAATGGGGTGTGTAAAATTTTAAGGAATGCaattaatataacttggaataaagttgaaacaacaaaatgtggaaaaagtgaagcactGTGAATACTTATTGGATGCTCTGTATAACCCGCCCATCTACcaatctattcatccatccatctctttgAACCATTTACCTGTCCATTTTCCTTACATCCAAacatccatttgtttttttcaggtttgACATTTGTAGTCTGAACATTATACAAAactcataaattatttttttaactcgtctttatatttttaaaaaaagcctaaaATGAACAGAGAACTTTGGAAATTTAAGTCTGGgactttgacttttcaaatCACAGTTTGCACATAAAATGTAGCtgcaaaactaaattatatatattacaaatcatttaaatacataaatattttaaaagctacaTCAAATTAAATGGGACACAGTTTTCTATTAATTGAAGGGGTCACTGAATCTTTTTGAAATCTTACAAAATGGTAAAAGCTTacttaaattgtttaaaatggcTGGTAGCTGACAATTTAATGTACGTTGATAAATATAAAGGACTGAGACCAGTTCAAAGTTTGCATTATGGAGCAAAATAatgcatcacattttttttatatatgtcacacacatacaaaatttaatatttcaattatCTCTTGTACAAAACACTTCTGTAGAAAACGTTGtattaaattgctttttttggtAAGATTACAGAGAATTTTTCACATCTAATtcaaagcattttctttcttgtcgGTAGATGGTGCTGCAGCTCTTCTTCCATCCAACTTCTTTCTAAACCTAAGTTGCAGCTATTAGATGTGACtaacagaaaacattctcaGATGTATTCAAGTGATTGAAATGGTTTTAGCATGTAGAAGAACTATGTATTTACTTTTTGACAGACAAGATGAAATCTTCcgttttaggttttgttttcttcatccaTATACTTTTATTGTGGGTGCTTCAGTGACTTTACATAATCCAGCTGCAAAACTGCCCATCACCTATTGTGgtttgaaaacagtttcagaAATGAGTCACTACATGGTGagaatgtgttattttatgttGATAAAGTTTCTTCCACAATATTCAATTGCTTAGAACCTTCCCATATTTAGTCACATAATCAGAAACTTCATTGTTCTTTTGGGATTTGATGTGATCGACCATCACATGTACACACTAGGAAGTGTGTTAGTGTGAAAGGAAGAGGATACACGATCTACAGACATATTACTGAAAATTGTGGAGTAAATGTATAAACCCCCTTTTACTCTGGTATCcctcaataaaatccattgcaGTTGCATTCTGACGTCACCTAATTCCTACTCTGAAACCACTTGTGTGTAATTTGTTTTCAGTATGAATCTATGAAAGCTTCAcgtttgttagagaacaaacagcagacaggtcagagtTAAACCTGCGCagaattcatgttttaaaacaaaatcatcaaaagcactcttcaaacaaacaaaaagagtaTGGAACAACACCTTTTATTCTGAAGCGCCTTGTTTCATATCGGTGCAATTCGGGATTCAGGGCAGTATTTCCTCCATCAACTGGACTTTCTTTGGGCAGGCCGGGTTAAACCAAAAAGCCTAACGTTGCGTCATTCTAGTGCAAGGGCAAACATGACATACTAgtgttttgagatgtttttctgtCCCCAAATTAGTGGACTGTGTCTTGTGATGCCAGTTGCTCCACCCTAACCATGCCACACTGCTAAAACTTAAGAAAGTTCAGGAATGGTGAAGTGTGGCTTGATTGTAGGTCCACTTTTACAACGCAACAGACAAAATAGCATCCTGAACCGCAATAAGTCATGCCGTACCGCTGTGTGGAAATGGGAAAACTCAGCTTTAAGTGTTTGTGTCTTGTGAATTCCAGTGAATGCATCACCAGCTTCAGGTTATTCTCTtgttgtgaaacatttttctcaaatttgTGGAGTTTGTTGACCTTTTAAATCAGATCAACCTGTAAAATACTCTCTGTCAGCAGTGTCACCACACCTACTCTGCTTTCTTCAGGGGACAGATATTGGATagtgttattttttaacatgtcaTGACTGAAGAGCTTCTTTCATAGCGGCAGACAGGTATGAAGACTCTTGGGTTATGGTTTAATCATCAcctcttttttctgtttacttggCTCTGAGAGCTTCCTGCATGGCACACAAACTTCAACATACTTTCTGGCTGAGTTAGAAAAAGcatgtttgtgaaaatatagatatattGTAAAAATGGGCATTAAAGGATGTCTGTAAATGTGTACAAATCATgtgaacagataaaaaaaaaaaattgattaatgtGCAGAAAGTGATGGATTAGAAAGAAACATGGTTACCGGAAATTGAATAACCATCAATTCACACATGGTAAAGTTTAATCCAGAGGCTAGCGCTCACTTAAAAGATAGGATCCCTGACCATCTGGGCAACAGACCAAGCAAATTGTCTTTACAGTGATTCACTTCAACATTTCAGCACCCAGCTGCAGAACACCTGCCAAGATTtggttttcactgtttttattcatttatttatttatttttacctcatatttaaaaaatgtgcttgTCTCATTGAACAGCTAAATGATAAACTAAAACCAGCCAGTGGAAAGTCCTTTTGTCCTGTAACCTTTTGAATTCTTAAAacagatagttttaatttaaactgaaaggTTACACTCCATAAAATTCAATGCACTCATAAATCTGGGAAGAGAGTTTGGAAGAATACAATATATTTGCTCCTTCTTTGAGgatttcagtagcatgtggctCACAAATGAAGCTTTTGAATCATATTGAAGCATTTATTCACAAGCAGGAACTTCTGCTCTTATGCATTATGCCAGAAAGAACTGGGAGAATACACACAGG from Gambusia affinis linkage group LG13, SWU_Gaff_1.0, whole genome shotgun sequence includes:
- the spast gene encoding spastin isoform X1, which encodes MSAKTNAPKHKDSGELIKNYHKQAFEHISKALRIDEDDDGEKEEAVQWYKKGIAELERGIAVEITGTAGEQYDRSKRLRDKMKANLTMAKDRLALLEATLASKSKSPCVSNSNLANSHPKSKSQPSVSSTIRPSTSGRAPTRPIEPKVTPRIGRAQNGRPPAVKQPPKREMKNFKNVDSKLANLILNEIVDRAASVSFEDIAGQDLAKQALQEIVILPSLRPELFTGLRAPARGLLLFGPPGNGKTMLAKAVAAESNATFFNISAASLTSKYVGEGEKLVRALFAVARELQPSVIFIDEVDSLLCERREGEHDASRRLKTEFLIEFDGVQSGGEERVLVMGATNRPQELDEAVLRRFAKRVYVALPDEKTRCTLLKNLLGKHGNPLSTSELSQLAKTTAGYSGSDLTSLAKDAALGPIRELGPAHVRNMSASEMRNIKMKDFEESLKRIKPTVSPATLNMYTKWNKDFGDTSAF
- the spast gene encoding spastin isoform X2, whose product is MSAKTNAPKHKDSGELIKNYHKQAFEHISKALRIDEDDDGEKEEAVQWYKKGIAELERGIAVEITGTGEQYDRSKRLRDKMKANLTMAKDRLALLEATLASKSKSPCVSNSNLANSHPKSKSQPSVSSTIRPSTSGRAPTRPIEPKVTPRIGRAQNGRPPAVKQPPKREMKNFKNVDSKLANLILNEIVDRAASVSFEDIAGQDLAKQALQEIVILPSLRPELFTGLRAPARGLLLFGPPGNGKTMLAKAVAAESNATFFNISAASLTSKYVGEGEKLVRALFAVARELQPSVIFIDEVDSLLCERREGEHDASRRLKTEFLIEFDGVQSGGEERVLVMGATNRPQELDEAVLRRFAKRVYVALPDEKTRCTLLKNLLGKHGNPLSTSELSQLAKTTAGYSGSDLTSLAKDAALGPIRELGPAHVRNMSASEMRNIKMKDFEESLKRIKPTVSPATLNMYTKWNKDFGDTSAF